In Malus sylvestris chromosome 15, drMalSylv7.2, whole genome shotgun sequence, a single genomic region encodes these proteins:
- the LOC126601933 gene encoding uncharacterized protein LOC126601933 yields MVFFKCFKGGTLTILAQAGDLQDRGTTLKLYEPLTGPKVLALPAKDNSMHIKSWSSEVSWDVVDSVQAYTKKKTRISKILILNPSHHAGDNHSASFKLLGDHIRIGAKAWNGTLSTAGEAVFDEFYWEWLEDVLSRSKDVLTKVDLYHAVYASLFSYDRHPSVIRAFLECWCSATNTLHTAQGEMSISLWDLHRIGGLPIQGKFYDEVVPSAEDLSLCNNRGLPASCRYLFWAYHRLFQDARGKSGVRISSWIRF; encoded by the coding sequence ATGGTATTTTTTAAGTGCTTTAAGGGCGGCACCCTTACCATTCTTGCCCAGGCCGGTGACTTGCAAGACAGAGGAACGACGTTGAAGCTTTACGAGCCACTGACCGGTCCTAAAGTGCTTGCTCTTCCCGCGAAAGATAActccatgcatattaagtcgtggtcttcCGAAGTATCTTGGGATGTGGTGGATTCTGTCCAAGCATATACGAAGAAGAAGACGCGCATCTCGAAgattcttatcttgaatccGTCGCACCATGCCGGTGACAATCATTCGGCCTCAtttaagcttcttggtgatcacaTCCGCATTGGAGCCAAGGCTTGGAATGGTACCTTGTCTACTGCTGGAGAGGCCGTTTTTGATGAGTTTTATTGGGAGTGGCTCGAAGATGTCTTAAGCCGATCTAAGGATGTGCTCACTAAGGTGGACCTTTACCACGCTGTGTATGCGTCTTTGTTTAGTTACGATCGCCATCCTTCCGTTATTCGTGCGTTCTTAGAGTGTtggtgttcggccaccaacacacttcacacagcgcaaggggagatgtcaatttcactttgggatctTCACAGGATAGGAGGTTTGCCGATCCAAGGCAAGTTTTACGACGAGGTTGTTCCCAGCGCAGAGGACCTTTCTCTTTGTAATAACCGAGGATTGCCTGCCAGTTGCCGCTATTTGTTTTGGGCGTATCACAGGCTTTTCCAGGATGCTCGAGGTAAATCAGGCGTGAGGATTTCCTCATGGATCCGATTCTGA